Genomic window (Thiosulfatimonas sediminis):
TTTTGACCAAATCAACTCAACTCGGTATTGATTTACCGTTAAAGTATAGCAGAGCGATGCCATTACCAAGCATTTCTACTTGATTTACGGCCAAGCAACGCTTAAAGTTTTGTTGTTAAATTATCAGTAAACTCCAATATAAGGGCTTTCCTATGAAAAAAATTATCCTAGCAGCCGCCGCAACGACCCTACTTGCTTCAACCGCTATGAGCGCCCACGCAGCGCCCGCTAAAGCCGCAACTTGTGTTGGTTGTCACGGTGCAGACGGCAATAGCATGGTGCCAAACTTCCCTAAGCTGGCCGGTCAGCACGCCTCTTACCTAGAAAAGCAGTTAAAAGACTTCCGTGATGGTTTTCGTAAAGACGCGACTATGGCTCCTTTTGCCAAAAGCCTAACCGACGACGAAATCAAAGAACTGGCGGCATTCTACGCAAGCCAACCGGCCAAGTAATCACGCTTGCTGTTGGTAAAAAAGTATAAAAAAAGGCGCTTTTCGAAAGCGCCTTTTTTAATTTACTGAAGCGTAAAGTTTACAGCAGAACCTTTTCCACCCCACCGTTTTTCAAGGTATCGGTAAACTGCTTTTTCCAATTATCACCGTTCAAGTTTTTCGCCAACTCGACCACAATGTAATCCGTTTTTAGACCTGTTTCGTTTTCATAACGATTTAAGCCTTGCTGACAAGCTGGACAAGAGGTAAGTAACTTAACATTGCCATCTTTAGCTTGGTCTTCTCCCGTCAATTCCTGTATCCCTTTTTTCAACTCAATTGCCTTACGGAAACGTAACTGGGTCGAAATATCTGGACGTGCGGTTGCTAAGGTGCCCGCTTCGGAACAACAACGGTCATTTAACTGCACCTCATCGGTTTTCAACAAATCCTTAGCCACTGAAGTACCGTCTTTCAGCTTCATCGGATCGTGACATGGCGCATGGTAAAGATACTTTGTGCCTGTCGCGCTCTCTAAAGCAACCCCTTTTTCTTGCAGATACTCGTGAATATCCAGCAAACGACAACCCGGGAAAATACGCTCAAACTCATATTTCAACAGTTGGTCCATACAGGTACCGCAAGAAACAATCACCGTTTTGATGTCCAGATAGTTCAAGGTATTAGCGACACGGTGGAACAACGCACGGTTCTCTGCAGTAATCTGCGCCCCTTTATCGGCTTGCCCTGCTGCGGTTTGCGGATAACCGCAGCACAGATAGCCGGGCGGTAAAACCGTTTGGGCACCGGTTTCCGAAAGCATGGCAATGGTTGCCAAACCAATATCACTAAACAGACGTTCAGAACCACAACCAGGGAAATAGAAGACCGCATCCGACTCTTCTGAAACCTTGTTCGGATTCGAAATAATCGGCACCATATTGCTCTCTTCCAAGCCAAGCAATTTACGCATGGTAGGCTGATTTGGCCCAGTATTCAGGGGTTTACGTACAAAATTGATGACCTGCTGCTGGACCGGAGCAATCTTAGAGGTTTTATGCGGAATTTCTTCCGTCGAACTTTTATTCACCAATCCAAACGACTTGGCAACATTATGCCCAAGGGTAATCATATTTGCGCTCCAACCAATCATGGTCTTACGCATCAAATTGATACTGGTCGGGTTGGTTGTATTCAAAAAGAACAAGGCCGCTTTGGTAGTCAAAGAGAAGCGCTTTTTGCCCATATTGGTCAAAATATTGCGCATCCGAATCGAGACATCACCAAAATCGATATTCACCGGACAAGGGTTAGCACATTTATGACAAGTGGTACAGTGATCGCCGATGTCGTTCATCGCCTCAAAGTGTTGCAGAGAAATACCGCGACGCGTCTGCTCTTCATACAAGAAAGCTTCAATCACCTGACCGGTCGCCAATATTTTATTACGCGGCGAATAGAGCAAATTAGCGCGCGGAATATGCGTTTGGCAGACCGGTTTACATTTACCGCAACGCAAACAGTCTTTAATGTCGTTATTGAGTTCGTCGAGCTCACTGGCTTCAAGAATAATCGCTTCTTGCTGAACCAAGCTCAAGGATGGCGTATAGGCATTCTGTAAACCCGAACCCGGCATCAACTTTCCTTTATTAAAGTGATGATTCGGGTCTACGTCCGCTTTATATTTGACAAAGGCATCAATCTTGGCCTGCTCCAAATACTGGATTTTGGTCAAACCAATGCCATGTTCGCCAGAAATGACACCACCCAAACGGTGCGCGATTTCCATAATTCGGTCGACCAATTTATCCGCTTGATGCACCATCACATAATTACCCGAATGCACCGGAATATTGGTGTGAATATTGCCGTCACCTGCGTGCATATGCAATGCAACAAAGAGACGTGCATTACGAATTTCAGCGTGTATCGTATCCAAACGTTCCAATACCGCTTCAAAATCAAAGCCCATTAAGGTCTGTTCGATAAACGCTTTGAGCTCGGTTTTATAACTCACGCGAATATCGCGGCGCAAAAAGAGGTCTAAAATACGATCACCTTCACGCAAGACGGCCGCCTCTAAGTCTGGAAGTAAATCCAAATGCTCACTGACCGGTTGCGTCAGGTTAATCAACAGCGATTTCCAACGCACGCGTAAATTATGCAAATGGGTCTGGATTGTCGTTAAGCGGTTTTTGAAGTAGTCGGCATTGCGTCCGGCTGCATTTTCAAAATCGTCTTCTTGCGTAAACTCGGGAATCTCACCATTAAAGTAGGCTTGGAAAGATTCCAAAACCTCAAGCTTATTGGCAATCGACATCTCAATATTAATGCGCTCGATTTCGCTGTTGTATTCATTTAAGCGCTCTAGCGGGATCACCACGTCTTCGTTAATTTTAAACGCATTGGTGTGAGCGGAAATCGCCGCCGTACGAGAACGGTCTAACCAGAAACGTTTACGCGCTTCTTCGGTGACCGCAACAAAACCTTCGGCGTTACGTTTGACTGCAAGCTCGACGATTTCTTTACAGGTATTGGCGACTTCAAAACCGTTTTCGCCGCAAATATCGGCCAACAAAATCATTTTTGGCAGCTCTTTGCGATCCGCTTTGGTGTTGTATTTCACCGCACGAATATAACGCTCATCCAAATGCTCCAAACCGGCCAACAGGATACCTTGAGGCTTTTTCGATTCGACATAGTCAATGATTTCAACAATCGCCGGAACAGCCAAGCTTAAATCTGTACCGAAAAACTCCAAACAGATGGTTCGGGTAAAGCTCGGCATGCGATGCACAATAAAACGTGCCGAAGTGATAATCCCGTCACAACCCTCTTTTTGCACACCCGGAAGACCGCTTAAAAATTTATCCGTAACATCTTTTCCCAGACCGGCTTGACGGAAAGCAGAACCCGGAATTTGTAATAATTCACTTTCTCCGATTTGCGTCTGGCCGTCTTTTTCAAAACGACGGATTTCAAACTCGACCGTATGCTGATCTTGCAGCTTACCAAGGTTGTGATTAATGCGATGCACTTCCAACCATTGCGCATCTGGCGTGACCATTTTCCAAGACGCAAGGTTATCCAGAGTCGTGCCCCACAGCACCGCTTTTTTACCTCCGGCATTCATCGAAATATTTCCGCCGATGGTCGAGGCGTCTTGCGAGGTCGGATCGACCGCAAAAGTATAACCAAATCGCTCCGCCTGCTCGGAAACCCGACGCGTCACCACGCCGGCGCCGGTTCGAATCGTGGCCACTTTCCCGATTTTTGGTAGGTCTTGCTGTTCAACCAAACTCATAAATTCAAGTTTTTCAGTATTCAATACAGCAGTATGCTCATGCAATGGAATTGCCCCACCGGTATAGCCGGTACCGCCGCCGCGTGGAATCATGGTAAGACCCAATTCAATACACGCCTCGACAATCTCAACCGTCTCTTGTTCAGTATCGGGAGAAATCACCAACAAAGGCAACTCAACACGCCAGTCGGTCGCATCTGTCGCGTGAGAAACGCGCGCAAGCCCGCTAAAATCGATATTGTCGTCACGCGTCACTTTACGCAAACGTTTGCGCACTTTATCGCGTAATGCCAAGGTATCGGGAAACCAAGCAGCAAACTTGTGAACCGCTTTAGCCACTTCTGCCGTTAAGTCGGCGGCCATTTGGTTGCCATCTAAACGCTTTTCAACTTCGTTGATGCGATGCTGTAAAGCACTTATCAAGGCATCTAAACGCTTGCTGTTATTCAGCAAATCATTCTGAATATACGGATTACGCGTTACCACCCACATATCGCCCAAAACTTCAAACAGCATACGAGCTGAACGTCCGGTATTTCGTTCTTCACGCAACGTCTCGACCATCTGCCAACCAGATTCGCCTAAAAATCTGCGGACGATTTCCTTGTCAGAGAATGAGGTGTAGTTGTATGGTATTTCACGAATACGTTTGTTCGGAAGCATTGCATTAACCTGTATTAAATTGAGTAAAATTTAGGGGCTATTTTAATCGCTGAGGCGATTTAAGAGTTTTTAAATTCACGTTATTTATAAGTACATAAGGCGCTTAACTGTTTTTGTTAAACGCCTATGCAAACCAACGGATCTTTTGCAGTAAAAAGATATTTACTGAATACGTTTTTTCTGCGTTTTTTTCTTTTTCTTACGCTTGCGCATCAAGGCATCGGCTTTCGCGCGCTCATCCATGCGATTCTCAAATTTGGGTTTCGCCTTACGTCCTTCAAATGGGTTTTCGGTGGTTTTGTATTCAATCATCACCGGTGTGCCTGTCCATTTAAACGCCTTGCGGAACACATTTGTCAAATAACGTGTATAGCCTTCCGAAAGCTTATCAACCTGATTACCATGCACAATAACACGCGGCGGATTCAAACCACCTAAGTGTGCGTAACGTAATTTTACGCGACGACCGGCAATCAACGGTGGCTGATGCTCCAACACAGCTTGTTCTAATACACGGTTTAAATCTGAAGTTGAAATACGTTTAAAGGCAGCCGTATGAACTTGCTGAATGGTCTTAAATAGATCACCTACACCACTACCGTGTAAAGCAGAGATCAGATGTTGCTTCGCATATTCCACAAACTGCAAGCGGCGCACCAACTCGGCTTTCACCTTTTCGCGCTGATAAGCGGTTAAGTTATCCCATTTGTTGACCGCCAATACCAAACCACGCCCAGATTCAATCGCCAACCCGATTAGGGTTAAATCTTGGTCAGTCAATCCTTCGGAACCGTCAATCACCAGCACCACGACGTGCGACTGCTCCATCGCCTCAATGGCTTTTACTATCGAAAATTTTTCAATTTTTTCTTTGATGTTCTTACGGCGGCGAACCCCTGCGGTATCAATCAAGGTATAAGACTCGCCATCGCGCTCAAAAGGCACAAAAATACTGTCTCGCGTCGTACCCGGCATATCGAATGCGACCACTCGCTCTTCACCAATCATTCGATTAATCAGCGTCGACTTGCCGACATTTGGCCGTCCAATAACGGCGACACGCACACCCGGCTGTTCGTCCAAATCGAAGTCATCAATTTGCTCTTTTGGCGGAATTTTCGGCAAAATCGAATTAATCGCTTGCTCAACATTGTCGCCATGCGCCGATGAAATGGCCATTGGATCGCCCATGCCTAATTTAAAAAATTCGGCTTTCGCTATTTCATGGTCAAAACCTTCGGCTTTGTTGACCAATACCAGTACCGGCTTATCGAACAAACGTACGTAGTTGGCAATTTGCTCGTCGGCCGGCAAAATACCTTGGCGACCATCAACCAAAAAAAGAACCGCATCCGCCTCGTCCAATGCGGCACGAACCTGGCCGGCCATTAGCGGATCAACACCTTCCGTTTCGCCACTCAAACCACCAGTATCGACCACAATATAAGGTTGCGAACCCAAGCGGCCAGTACCATACTGCCGGTCACGGGTTAAACCAGGATAATCTGCAACAATCGCATCACGACTGCGGGTTAAACGGTTAAATAGCGTAGATTTCCCTACGTTTGGACGCCCTACCAGAGCGATAATCGGTTTACTCATGTTGCATGACTCTTTTGCATGTCTTATAGGGTGGCGGCACTTGCCAACACGCCAACCACGCTTAAAATTAAAACACCACTCAATCTAAATTGAGCGGTGTTAGTAATGTCTAGATGTTAAATTGGGATAACTGGCTCTAGTACCAAGTATCACCATATTTTGCACGGAACTGTGCAAGGTTCGATGGACGGACTTTATAACGACTTATCATACCGCTACCGTCGAACACATAAATAATCTCACCATCCACTTCGACACGAACGATTTTATCGCCATCACCATATTCGTTACTGTGCTGAAAACGAGATTGCTCAGTCCCCTGCAGTTTATTAAACCAGTGCAAATAACCCCAACTATCGGTGACCAACAGTTGATTTTGATACATTGCCAAATCGCCGATAAATCGATTTTTCATCGACTGCTGTTTCCACAACTGCGCGCCAGATTTGGCATCAAAAGCGTAGAGCACATCGTTCTCATCTACTAGGTAAACCGCCTGCTCATCAATCACAAAATCACGTAAACCGGAGACCTCTTTTAAAAAGATAAAGTTGCCGTTAGCCGGATTTATCGCCGCTAATTTGCCATGGTATCCTAGCGCGTACAAAACACCGTCACGCAGCTGTAAATTAGCCTGCACGTCAACCATGCGTTCTAAATCGGTACGACCCGCTGGAATCGCAATACGCGCTTCCCACTGTAGCTCGCCGGAGACTGTAGAGAGGGCTTGCACAATGCCCGTTTCCCAAGCGACAAACACAAAATCTTCCGTTGGCAACACTTGCGGTGCACCACGCAAACTCAAACTTGGCATCTGATGTTCTGCGACCCAAATAACCTTGCCATCACGGCGGTTCAATGAATACACCTTACCATCTACAGTACGGGTGAAAACCGCGTTGTCAAACACAACCGGCTTGCTCAGAATTTCACTGGAAAGCTGCACTTGCCATTGCAGTTCACCGGTGCGAGGATTCAACGCTTTTAAACGCCCTTTTGCTGTGCCGACATACAGGTTACTGCCATCCAACGTTGGGCCAGCAGTAATGACTTCATCCAAACGACTTTCCCAAGCCACTTGGTCTGTCCAACGGCTCTGATTGTCTTTTTGCAGCGCCGTAACAAAACCTTGTGAATTTGCGACAAAGACGCGCTCTGGCGATTGCTCGATTGTCAAACCGCGAGTGTCGCCATTCGGCATAGCGACTTGTGCCACTTGCCACTGCAAATCCATCGTTAGCTCAGAATCCAATGCGGCTTTCGGTGGTTCTTCCAATTTTATGGTCGAAGAACACGCAGCCAAAGCGCTGCTCATAAAAATCACAGCAAAGAGTTTTGACGGAGAAGCTTTCATTGTTTTCCTTTTGCTTGCACGAAGAGTGCATTTTTTAATCGTTTTGATTGCGGCTTTAAGTTAAGACGCCGCGATTATAAACAATCCACCGATATAAAAACTGGGCCGAGTATGAATAAGCAGGCGAGCGAACTTACTGAACCAAATCATCCAATTGAATTTGCGCCAAACCGCGCAGCGTATCTTCCGCTGCTGGATTGTCGGTTACCGCCTTAAAAGCCACACGCGCCGCATCAGACTGCTGTTGTAATAAGGCCAAAACACCAACGGCGTAATCCACATTCGCTTGCTGACCCGCACTCAGTTTGGTTTTTGTTAGCTGATCTAATGTACCTTGCGCCTTATCAAACGCTTTTTGATCAAGATACAAACGCACCAAACGCAATTGCGCCACCGCTTTAATTTCAATGTCTTTCGCGTTACTGACGACCCAATCAAACTTTTCAATTGCGTTGTCAATTTTACCGTTATCCAACTCAAATTTAGCGTACATCAATGCAGCCGCCGCCGCATAAGGGCTTTCTGGCGATTCTTGCATCAACTTTAGAGCCTCACGCGACACTTCACCAAAAGTGCCACGTTCAGCATTAATCTGCAAGGCTTCAAACGTAGAAGACGCATTGGCTTTAGAAACATACTCTGAATTACTCCAGTAGCGCCACCCCGAGAATGCGAGCACAACCACAAGAACCGCACTTAGTAATGCGGTGCCATTCTTTTTCCACCATGATTTGATGGCATCAATTTGTTCTTCTTCGGTTTCATAACGACTCATGCAAAGTCCCTTTCTGAAAATAACATAATGTAAAATTTGATTTAATTTAGCTTTGTACCGATGAACTCAACCAGATCATCCCAAGCCACCGTCTCTTGCGGGGAATCATCGCGCAATGGCTTAACAGCCGCCACCCTCTGCGCAACTTCTTGATCACCTAGCACGATAGCTAAAGCAGCGCCGGATTTATCCGCTTTTTTAAACTGACTTTTAACACTGCCGCCGCCGATATTCATTTGCACATTGGCGTGTGGAAAAGCGTCACGCAGCGACTCTGCCAACACCATTCCCGGGCGCGTCACTTGCTCACCAAACAACACCACAAAAAGATCCGCCTGACGTTGTGCCGGCACCAAATTCTTATCCAAAAGCAGCGCAGCCAAACGCTCGATTCCCATCGCGAATCCGACTGCCGGCGCGGCTTTACCGCCGATTTGTTCAATCAAACCGTCATACCGGCCACCGGCACAGACCGTACCTTGTGCACCTAATTCAGTGGTAACCCATTCAAACACTGTGCGATTGTAATAATCTAAACCGCGCACCAAATTGGGATTAACAACGTACTCAATTCCACAGTCATCCAAGTGCGCTTTAACCTCGGCAAAATGCGCTTGCGATGCCTCATCCAAGTGCTCAATCAACTTTGGCGCTTTGGCGATAATATCCGCCATTTCCGGATTCTTACTATCCAAAATACGCAATGGATTGGTGTGCAGACGACGCAATGAATCCTCATCCAAACGGTCTTGGTATTGACTCAAGTAATTCACCAAAATATCGCGATAAGCCGCACGTGCTTCAATTGAACCCAGACTATTAATCTGCAGCTCAAGATTATCTAAACCAATTTGCTCCCACAAACGTGCACTTAAAACAATCAATTCAGCATCAATTTGCGCATCCGCCAATCCAAAAACTTCAACACCAAATTGGTGAAACTGGCGATAACGCCCTTTTTGTGGACGCTCGTAACGAAACATCGGCCCAGTATAATAAAGTTTTTGAACTTGATTGTGAGTCAAACCATTCTCAATCACCGCACGCACACAACCCGCGGTGCCTTCCGGACGCAATGTCAAACTATCGCCATTTCGGTCAGCAAAGGTATACATCTCTTTTTCGACAATGTCGGTCACTTCGCCAATGGAACGCGCAAACAACTCCGTCTTTTCAACAATCGGCAAACGAATCGAATGATAGCCGTATTGCTGCATGACCGCTTCGGCATTGGAAATCAAAAAGTCAAAAGCTTCCGCATCAGTTGCGTATATATCATTCATGCCGCGAATGGCGGTAATTTTGTTTGCCATAAAGTTACTCAGTTATCGGTTTGAAAAATGGATGATTATCGATTATTGCGCGCTCGAATCCGTGCTGCTACCAGGACTTTGAATAGGACTCAACAACTGCGCCTCCGGCTGTGGGGATGGCTGCGATGTGGTATTTTTTGGCCATAGCAACCATAGCAATAATGCCACCACAGCAATGCCGAGGAGATAAATAAAAGAACGACCAGCCGGACGCGCAAAAAACGGCTTCTTATCGTCAAAACTGTAATAACGCTGCACAGAATGCAAATCGCTAACCACTTGATTACTTGGAAAATAGTGCTCAATCTGTTCCGTTGGGATATTCAACATAGCCGCGTAGTTACGTACATATCCTCGTTCAAACGGGGTCATGGTCGTTGGCTCTAA
Coding sequences:
- a CDS encoding c-type cytochrome codes for the protein MKKIILAAAATTLLASTAMSAHAAPAKAATCVGCHGADGNSMVPNFPKLAGQHASYLEKQLKDFRDGFRKDATMAPFAKSLTDDEIKELAAFYASQPAK
- a CDS encoding DUF3683 domain-containing protein, which encodes MLPNKRIREIPYNYTSFSDKEIVRRFLGESGWQMVETLREERNTGRSARMLFEVLGDMWVVTRNPYIQNDLLNNSKRLDALISALQHRINEVEKRLDGNQMAADLTAEVAKAVHKFAAWFPDTLALRDKVRKRLRKVTRDDNIDFSGLARVSHATDATDWRVELPLLVISPDTEQETVEIVEACIELGLTMIPRGGGTGYTGGAIPLHEHTAVLNTEKLEFMSLVEQQDLPKIGKVATIRTGAGVVTRRVSEQAERFGYTFAVDPTSQDASTIGGNISMNAGGKKAVLWGTTLDNLASWKMVTPDAQWLEVHRINHNLGKLQDQHTVEFEIRRFEKDGQTQIGESELLQIPGSAFRQAGLGKDVTDKFLSGLPGVQKEGCDGIITSARFIVHRMPSFTRTICLEFFGTDLSLAVPAIVEIIDYVESKKPQGILLAGLEHLDERYIRAVKYNTKADRKELPKMILLADICGENGFEVANTCKEIVELAVKRNAEGFVAVTEEARKRFWLDRSRTAAISAHTNAFKINEDVVIPLERLNEYNSEIERINIEMSIANKLEVLESFQAYFNGEIPEFTQEDDFENAAGRNADYFKNRLTTIQTHLHNLRVRWKSLLINLTQPVSEHLDLLPDLEAAVLREGDRILDLFLRRDIRVSYKTELKAFIEQTLMGFDFEAVLERLDTIHAEIRNARLFVALHMHAGDGNIHTNIPVHSGNYVMVHQADKLVDRIMEIAHRLGGVISGEHGIGLTKIQYLEQAKIDAFVKYKADVDPNHHFNKGKLMPGSGLQNAYTPSLSLVQQEAIILEASELDELNNDIKDCLRCGKCKPVCQTHIPRANLLYSPRNKILATGQVIEAFLYEEQTRRGISLQHFEAMNDIGDHCTTCHKCANPCPVNIDFGDVSIRMRNILTNMGKKRFSLTTKAALFFLNTTNPTSINLMRKTMIGWSANMITLGHNVAKSFGLVNKSSTEEIPHKTSKIAPVQQQVINFVRKPLNTGPNQPTMRKLLGLEESNMVPIISNPNKVSEESDAVFYFPGCGSERLFSDIGLATIAMLSETGAQTVLPPGYLCCGYPQTAAGQADKGAQITAENRALFHRVANTLNYLDIKTVIVSCGTCMDQLLKYEFERIFPGCRLLDIHEYLQEKGVALESATGTKYLYHAPCHDPMKLKDGTSVAKDLLKTDEVQLNDRCCSEAGTLATARPDISTQLRFRKAIELKKGIQELTGEDQAKDGNVKLLTSCPACQQGLNRYENETGLKTDYIVVELAKNLNGDNWKKQFTDTLKNGGVEKVLL
- the der gene encoding ribosome biogenesis GTPase Der, with product MSKPIIALVGRPNVGKSTLFNRLTRSRDAIVADYPGLTRDRQYGTGRLGSQPYIVVDTGGLSGETEGVDPLMAGQVRAALDEADAVLFLVDGRQGILPADEQIANYVRLFDKPVLVLVNKAEGFDHEIAKAEFFKLGMGDPMAISSAHGDNVEQAINSILPKIPPKEQIDDFDLDEQPGVRVAVIGRPNVGKSTLINRMIGEERVVAFDMPGTTRDSIFVPFERDGESYTLIDTAGVRRRKNIKEKIEKFSIVKAIEAMEQSHVVVLVIDGSEGLTDQDLTLIGLAIESGRGLVLAVNKWDNLTAYQREKVKAELVRRLQFVEYAKQHLISALHGSGVGDLFKTIQQVHTAAFKRISTSDLNRVLEQAVLEHQPPLIAGRRVKLRYAHLGGLNPPRVIVHGNQVDKLSEGYTRYLTNVFRKAFKWTGTPVMIEYKTTENPFEGRKAKPKFENRMDERAKADALMRKRKKKKKTQKKRIQ
- the bamB gene encoding outer membrane protein assembly factor BamB, yielding MKASPSKLFAVIFMSSALAACSSTIKLEEPPKAALDSELTMDLQWQVAQVAMPNGDTRGLTIEQSPERVFVANSQGFVTALQKDNQSRWTDQVAWESRLDEVITAGPTLDGSNLYVGTAKGRLKALNPRTGELQWQVQLSSEILSKPVVFDNAVFTRTVDGKVYSLNRRDGKVIWVAEHQMPSLSLRGAPQVLPTEDFVFVAWETGIVQALSTVSGELQWEARIAIPAGRTDLERMVDVQANLQLRDGVLYALGYHGKLAAINPANGNFIFLKEVSGLRDFVIDEQAVYLVDENDVLYAFDAKSGAQLWKQQSMKNRFIGDLAMYQNQLLVTDSWGYLHWFNKLQGTEQSRFQHSNEYGDGDKIVRVEVDGEIIYVFDGSGMISRYKVRPSNLAQFRAKYGDTWY
- a CDS encoding YfgM family protein codes for the protein MSRYETEEEQIDAIKSWWKKNGTALLSAVLVVVLAFSGWRYWSNSEYVSKANASSTFEALQINAERGTFGEVSREALKLMQESPESPYAAAAALMYAKFELDNGKIDNAIEKFDWVVSNAKDIEIKAVAQLRLVRLYLDQKAFDKAQGTLDQLTKTKLSAGQQANVDYAVGVLALLQQQSDAARVAFKAVTDNPAAEDTLRGLAQIQLDDLVQ
- the hisS gene encoding histidine--tRNA ligase, translated to MANKITAIRGMNDIYATDAEAFDFLISNAEAVMQQYGYHSIRLPIVEKTELFARSIGEVTDIVEKEMYTFADRNGDSLTLRPEGTAGCVRAVIENGLTHNQVQKLYYTGPMFRYERPQKGRYRQFHQFGVEVFGLADAQIDAELIVLSARLWEQIGLDNLELQINSLGSIEARAAYRDILVNYLSQYQDRLDEDSLRRLHTNPLRILDSKNPEMADIIAKAPKLIEHLDEASQAHFAEVKAHLDDCGIEYVVNPNLVRGLDYYNRTVFEWVTTELGAQGTVCAGGRYDGLIEQIGGKAAPAVGFAMGIERLAALLLDKNLVPAQRQADLFVVLFGEQVTRPGMVLAESLRDAFPHANVQMNIGGGSVKSQFKKADKSGAALAIVLGDQEVAQRVAAVKPLRDDSPQETVAWDDLVEFIGTKLN
- a CDS encoding helix-turn-helix domain-containing protein, producing the protein MREVERMASEQSIDTMALNVLLRQTREAQHLTLDTVSSQLNMSLQQLSRLESDDLEPTTMTPFERGYVRNYAAMLNIPTEQIEHYFPSNQVVSDLHSVQRYYSFDDKKPFFARPAGRSFIYLLGIAVVALLLWLLWPKNTTSQPSPQPEAQLLSPIQSPGSSTDSSAQ